The proteins below come from a single Mycolicibacterium sp. TY81 genomic window:
- a CDS encoding PQQ-binding-like beta-propeller repeat protein, whose product MVKPERRTRADLIAAAAIVVVVAVGAALIWWNSDARATVSRPADRPIPALHAAKTVPTTLRELWTAASGKTTQPSVVGGVVVTGDGDQMLGRDPATGNTLWSYSRARELCGVTTVYQYAVAVYPDGRGCGQASAIDAGTGRRGPARSSLADAEVKLSTDGTTILSYGDSRLEQWRSDLVRMISYGYLDAVVKPGVPASPLCRLVSAAASSASVAVMEACPKQNDLRLTLLKAAKEEDQPDVKRVSLPGVSVDSDAQVIAVSDTKVAVYLPTPQPCVNVIDETGNTIASTLLPHAATPVTATTRVGDVVTWYTGDSVLVFDSNGLRYKYTVSAQGGQAPIGPATMLAGHLLVPVTSGYDTFDAQSGAGQTHIALARQPVNSAVIPALAGSVLLEQRGSQLVALGQ is encoded by the coding sequence ATGGTCAAACCGGAGCGACGTACCAGAGCTGATCTGATCGCCGCCGCGGCCATCGTCGTGGTGGTCGCGGTCGGCGCAGCGCTGATCTGGTGGAACAGCGACGCGCGCGCCACCGTCAGCCGGCCCGCCGACCGTCCCATCCCGGCCTTGCACGCCGCCAAGACGGTGCCGACGACGCTGCGCGAGCTGTGGACCGCGGCCAGCGGCAAGACCACCCAGCCGTCGGTCGTCGGCGGCGTCGTGGTGACCGGCGACGGCGATCAGATGCTGGGCCGCGACCCGGCGACCGGCAACACCCTGTGGAGCTACTCGCGCGCCCGCGAGCTGTGCGGCGTCACCACCGTGTACCAGTACGCGGTGGCGGTGTACCCCGACGGCCGCGGCTGCGGACAGGCCAGCGCCATCGACGCCGGCACCGGACGCCGCGGACCGGCCCGCAGCAGCCTCGCCGATGCCGAGGTGAAGCTGTCCACCGACGGGACGACGATCCTGTCGTACGGCGACAGCCGCCTGGAGCAGTGGCGTTCCGACCTGGTGCGGATGATCAGCTACGGCTACCTCGACGCGGTGGTCAAACCCGGCGTCCCGGCCTCTCCCCTGTGCCGCTTGGTGTCCGCCGCGGCCAGCTCGGCGTCGGTGGCCGTCATGGAGGCCTGCCCCAAGCAGAACGACCTGCGGCTGACACTGCTGAAGGCCGCCAAGGAAGAGGACCAGCCGGACGTCAAGCGGGTATCGCTGCCCGGCGTCAGCGTGGACTCCGACGCACAGGTGATCGCGGTGTCGGACACCAAGGTGGCGGTCTACCTGCCGACGCCGCAGCCGTGCGTGAACGTCATCGACGAGACCGGCAACACCATCGCCAGCACGCTGTTGCCGCATGCCGCGACGCCGGTGACGGCGACGACGCGCGTCGGAGACGTCGTCACCTGGTACACGGGTGACTCGGTGCTGGTCTTCGACAGCAACGGGCTGCGCTACAAGTACACCGTCAGCGCGCAGGGTGGGCAGGCACCGATCGGCCCGGCCACCATGCTGGCGGGGCATCTGCTGGTTCCGGTGACCAGCGGCTACGACACGTTCGACGCGCAGAGCGGCGCCGGTCAGACGCACATCGCGCTGGCGCGGCAACCGGTCAACTCCGCGGTGATCCCGGCCCTGGCCGGTTCGGTGCTGCTGGAGCAGCGCGGCAGCCAGTTGGTGGCGCTGGGTCAGTGA
- a CDS encoding ParA family protein: MGTVTRVLAVANQKGGVAKTTTVASLGAALTEEGQRVLLVDLDPQGCLTFSLGQDPDKLPVSVHEVLLGDVEPDVALVSTAEGMTLLPANIDLAGAEAMLLMRAGREYALKRALAKIADQFDVVIIDCPPSLGVLTLNGLTAANDVVVPLQCETLAHRGVGQFLRTVNDVQQITNPGLRLLGALPTLYDARTTHSRDVLLDVADRYSLVVLAPPIPRTVRFAEASASGASVLAGRKNKGAIAYRELAQSLIKHWKKNKALPVFTPEV; the protein is encoded by the coding sequence ATGGGCACCGTGACACGGGTACTTGCGGTCGCCAACCAAAAAGGTGGGGTCGCAAAAACGACGACAGTGGCGTCGCTGGGTGCAGCGCTGACCGAGGAAGGGCAGCGCGTACTGCTCGTCGACCTCGATCCGCAGGGCTGTCTGACCTTCTCCCTGGGCCAGGACCCCGACAAACTGCCGGTCTCGGTGCATGAGGTGCTGCTCGGCGACGTGGAACCCGATGTCGCGCTGGTCTCGACCGCCGAGGGCATGACCCTGCTGCCGGCCAATATCGACCTGGCCGGTGCCGAGGCGATGCTGCTGATGCGGGCCGGCCGGGAGTACGCGCTCAAGCGCGCGCTGGCGAAGATCGCCGACCAGTTCGACGTGGTGATCATCGACTGCCCGCCGTCACTCGGCGTGCTGACCCTCAACGGCCTGACCGCCGCCAACGACGTCGTCGTGCCCCTGCAGTGCGAGACGCTCGCGCACCGCGGTGTCGGCCAGTTCCTGCGGACCGTCAACGACGTGCAGCAGATCACCAACCCCGGCCTGCGGCTGCTGGGCGCGCTGCCGACGCTGTACGACGCCCGCACCACGCACAGCCGCGACGTCCTGCTCGACGTCGCCGACCGCTACAGCCTCGTGGTGCTCGCCCCGCCGATCCCGCGCACGGTGCGCTTCGCCGAGGCCAGCGCCTCGGGTGCGTCGGTCCTCGCCGGCCGGAAGAACAAGGGCGCCATCGCCTATCGCGAACTGGCGCAGTCGCTGATCAAGCACTGGAAGAAGAACAAGGCCCTGCCGGTCTTCACCCCTGAGGTGTGA
- a CDS encoding acid phosphatase: MSIGVDPAGELLTHRLILLRHGQTEWSRSGRHTGRTDLDLTEEGLQQARSAASALAELKLDNPLVISSPRRRAVVTAELAGLDVAETTELLAEWDYGDYEGLTTPQIREQVPDWLVWTHGCPGGESLADVSARADRAVALALEHMATRDVVFVGHGHFSRAVMTRWMELPITDGIRISMAAASISVCGFEHGVRQLVALGLTGHPNPCLPE, translated from the coding sequence GTGAGTATTGGCGTCGACCCGGCAGGCGAACTGCTGACACACCGGCTCATCCTGCTCCGGCACGGCCAGACCGAATGGTCGCGCAGCGGCCGGCACACCGGACGCACCGACCTCGATCTGACCGAGGAAGGCCTGCAGCAGGCCCGCAGCGCCGCCTCGGCGCTGGCCGAACTGAAGCTCGACAACCCCTTGGTGATCAGCAGTCCGCGCCGGCGGGCCGTGGTCACCGCCGAACTCGCCGGGCTGGACGTCGCCGAGACCACCGAACTGCTGGCCGAGTGGGACTACGGCGACTACGAAGGCCTGACCACACCGCAGATTCGGGAGCAGGTGCCCGACTGGCTGGTGTGGACGCACGGCTGCCCCGGCGGCGAGAGCCTGGCCGACGTCAGTGCCCGCGCCGACCGCGCCGTCGCGCTGGCCCTTGAGCACATGGCGACGCGCGACGTGGTGTTCGTCGGGCATGGGCACTTCTCGCGGGCCGTGATGACCCGCTGGATGGAGCTCCCGATCACCGACGGCATCCGGATCTCCATGGCGGCCGCGTCGATCTCGGTGTGCGGCTTCGAACACGGCGTGCGCCAGTTGGTCGCGCTGGGTCTCACCGGCCACCCCAACCCGTGCCTGCCCGAGTGA
- a CDS encoding isochorismate synthase MenF, with protein MLADGPAQAYPNLDDARRALAADDVPILVGALPFDLDSPAALMAPAAVTYADALPFRADRLPAVRIAASLPSPDEHRARVAAAVRALRDPAAGLHKVVLARALELVADDALDPYVVLSRLADDRSATAFFTDLSAAGAPYSGTALLGASPELLVARRGDVVTCKPFAGSAPRSADPETDAANGAALAASAKNRHEHQLVVDIMRAALEPLCRELDIAAEPQVSATAAVWHLSTPIVGRLRETSTTALDLAIALHPTPAVGGVPTAAAARLINELEGDRGFYAGAVGWCDSAGDGRWVVSIRCGQLSADRLSIDARAGGGIVAESDPDDEVTETTTKFRTMLTALGVAQ; from the coding sequence ATGCTGGCGGACGGGCCGGCGCAGGCGTACCCGAATCTGGACGACGCGCGGCGCGCACTGGCCGCCGACGACGTGCCGATCCTGGTGGGCGCCTTGCCTTTTGACCTCGACTCCCCCGCCGCGTTGATGGCGCCGGCCGCCGTCACGTACGCCGACGCGCTGCCGTTCAGAGCTGACCGGCTGCCGGCGGTCCGCATCGCGGCCAGCCTGCCGTCGCCCGACGAACACCGGGCCCGGGTGGCCGCCGCGGTACGGGCCCTGCGCGACCCGGCGGCAGGCCTGCACAAGGTGGTGCTGGCGCGCGCGCTGGAGCTCGTCGCCGACGACGCCCTGGACCCGTACGTGGTGCTCAGCCGTCTGGCCGACGACCGCAGCGCCACAGCGTTTTTCACCGATCTCAGCGCGGCCGGCGCGCCGTACTCCGGCACCGCGCTGCTCGGCGCGAGCCCCGAACTGCTGGTGGCCCGCCGCGGCGATGTGGTGACGTGCAAACCGTTCGCGGGCTCGGCGCCGCGGTCCGCCGACCCCGAGACGGACGCCGCCAACGGCGCCGCGCTGGCGGCCTCGGCCAAGAACCGGCACGAGCACCAGCTGGTCGTCGACATCATGCGTGCGGCGCTCGAACCGCTGTGCAGAGAGCTCGACATCGCCGCCGAGCCGCAGGTGAGCGCCACCGCGGCCGTCTGGCACCTGAGCACGCCGATCGTCGGGCGGCTGCGCGAAACCTCCACCACCGCACTGGATTTGGCCATCGCACTGCATCCGACGCCAGCTGTCGGCGGGGTGCCCACCGCGGCGGCGGCACGGCTGATCAACGAACTCGAAGGCGACCGCGGGTTCTATGCCGGTGCGGTCGGCTGGTGCGACAGCGCCGGCGACGGCCGGTGGGTGGTGTCGATCCGGTGCGGGCAGCTGTCCGCCGACCGGTTGTCCATCGACGCCCGCGCCGGCGGCGGTATCGTCGCCGAATCCGATCCCGATGACGAAGTCACCGAGACCACAACGAAATTCAGGACGATGCTGACCGCACTGGGGGTAGCGCAATGA
- a CDS encoding GNAT family N-acetyltransferase, with protein sequence MTTIIRPVRPGDEVEITAMIHELAEFEKAADQCTVTEAQIRTALFGGADSGQAAVSGHFVEVDGRPAAFALWFLNFSTWDGVSGIYLEDLFVRPDFRRRGLARKLLSTLAQECVERGYTRLQWAVLNWNVNAIALYDEVGGKPQSEWTTYRVSGPELTALAQG encoded by the coding sequence ATGACGACGATCATCCGCCCGGTCCGGCCCGGCGACGAAGTCGAGATCACAGCGATGATCCACGAATTGGCCGAGTTCGAGAAGGCCGCCGACCAGTGCACCGTGACCGAGGCGCAGATCCGGACGGCGCTGTTCGGCGGCGCCGACTCGGGCCAGGCCGCCGTTTCGGGTCATTTCGTCGAGGTCGACGGCCGGCCGGCCGCGTTCGCGCTGTGGTTCCTGAACTTCTCGACGTGGGACGGCGTCTCCGGCATCTACCTCGAAGACCTGTTCGTGCGCCCCGACTTCCGGCGCCGCGGCCTGGCCCGCAAGCTCCTGTCGACGCTGGCGCAGGAATGCGTCGAGCGCGGCTACACGCGGCTGCAATGGGCGGTGCTGAACTGGAACGTGAATGCCATCGCCCTGTACGACGAGGTCGGCGGCAAACCGCAGTCCGAGTGGACGACGTACCGGGTGTCCGGGCCCGAGCTGACGGCCCTGGCCCAGGGCTGA
- a CDS encoding adenylate/guanylate cyclase domain-containing protein has product MRFQRRQLLSRVSIQSKLVVMLVLCTIIAATVVGVIGFRAGRASLRDSVLNRLTELRQSQSRELKDQLSDLKNSMIIYARGAHTQGALAEFTAGFDALADRPVSPAQSQAITDYYTNTFLKEVQQSSGAKLNVDQLLPRDNAQRYLQANYTAMRKDDDTAVKVDDAHDGSTWSAANARYQDFFRQIVTRFEFQDALLLDNRGNVVYTAYKDVDLGTNILTGPYSGSKLRGAYEKAMSANAVDYVGITDFEVYQPAENVPTAWMITPIVTAGRAMGALALQFPVTKINRLMTFDQRWKESGLGNTGEVFLVGPDDLMRSDSRMFLQDRQTYKNDVVAAGTPADVADRAIQLGGTTLVQPVPPTTNKQALRGESGTRLATDYLGHEVLLAYAPITIPDAELHWTIIGKIDTAEAFQRETAFTRTIVLTTVGIIFVVCIAAMFLAQLFVRPIRRLEAGAQRISAGDYNINVPVETRDEIGELTEAFNEMSRSLTVKEELLVAQRKENAKLLTLLMPEPVVERYQQGEEIVPEEHQNVTVIFTEVIGLDRLQAQLTSQGSLAVVTELERQFDAAADSLGIERVRAIRNGYLGSCGLNTPRLDNVRRTVDFALECQRIIDRFNSETGNHLGLRAGIDTGTVSSGLGGEYSVVYDMWGAAVNVAYQVKSGSPQPGIDVTDRVYQALQATMTFTSVGTMSVDGQDEPIWRLVVPE; this is encoded by the coding sequence ATGCGATTTCAGCGTCGCCAGCTGCTGTCCAGGGTGAGCATCCAGTCGAAGCTCGTGGTGATGCTGGTGCTGTGCACCATCATCGCGGCGACCGTCGTCGGCGTCATCGGGTTCCGGGCCGGCCGCGCCTCGCTGCGGGACTCGGTCCTGAACCGGCTCACCGAACTTCGGCAATCGCAGTCCCGTGAGCTCAAGGACCAGCTGTCCGACCTGAAGAACTCGATGATCATCTACGCGCGCGGCGCCCACACCCAGGGCGCGTTGGCAGAGTTCACCGCGGGGTTCGACGCGCTCGCGGACAGGCCCGTCAGCCCGGCACAGTCACAGGCGATCACCGACTACTACACCAACACCTTCCTCAAGGAGGTGCAGCAGTCCAGCGGCGCCAAGCTGAACGTCGATCAACTGCTGCCGCGGGACAACGCCCAGCGGTATCTGCAGGCGAACTACACCGCCATGCGCAAGGACGACGACACCGCGGTCAAGGTCGACGACGCCCACGACGGCAGCACCTGGTCCGCGGCGAACGCCCGCTATCAGGACTTCTTCCGGCAGATCGTCACCCGGTTCGAATTCCAGGACGCGCTGCTGCTCGACAACCGTGGCAACGTGGTCTACACCGCGTACAAGGACGTCGACCTCGGCACCAACATCCTGACCGGGCCCTACAGCGGCTCCAAACTCCGTGGCGCATACGAGAAAGCGATGTCCGCCAACGCCGTCGACTACGTCGGCATCACCGATTTCGAGGTGTACCAGCCGGCGGAGAACGTGCCCACGGCGTGGATGATCACGCCGATCGTCACCGCCGGGCGCGCGATGGGCGCGCTCGCCCTGCAGTTCCCGGTCACCAAGATCAACCGGCTGATGACGTTCGACCAGCGCTGGAAGGAATCCGGCCTGGGCAACACCGGCGAAGTCTTCCTGGTCGGCCCCGACGACCTGATGCGCTCGGATTCCCGGATGTTCCTGCAGGATCGGCAGACCTACAAGAACGACGTCGTCGCGGCCGGCACCCCGGCCGACGTCGCCGACCGCGCCATCCAGTTGGGCGGCACCACCCTGGTGCAACCGGTGCCACCGACCACCAACAAGCAGGCCCTGCGGGGTGAGTCCGGAACCCGGCTGGCCACCGACTATCTCGGCCACGAGGTGCTGCTGGCCTACGCCCCCATCACGATTCCCGACGCCGAGCTGCACTGGACCATCATCGGCAAGATCGACACCGCGGAGGCGTTCCAGCGGGAGACCGCATTCACCAGGACCATCGTGTTGACGACCGTCGGCATCATCTTCGTCGTGTGCATCGCCGCGATGTTCCTGGCGCAGCTCTTCGTTCGGCCCATCCGGCGGCTGGAGGCCGGCGCGCAACGGATCAGCGCCGGCGACTACAACATCAACGTGCCCGTCGAGACACGCGACGAGATCGGCGAGCTGACAGAGGCTTTCAACGAGATGAGCCGGAGCCTGACGGTCAAGGAGGAGCTGCTCGTCGCGCAGCGCAAGGAGAACGCCAAGCTCTTGACGCTGTTGATGCCCGAACCGGTCGTCGAGCGCTACCAGCAGGGCGAGGAGATCGTCCCGGAGGAGCACCAGAACGTCACGGTGATCTTCACCGAGGTCATCGGGCTGGATCGACTGCAGGCCCAGTTGACGTCGCAGGGGTCGCTCGCCGTCGTCACCGAGCTCGAACGCCAATTCGACGCGGCCGCAGACAGTCTCGGCATCGAACGCGTCCGCGCGATCCGGAACGGCTACCTGGGCAGCTGCGGCCTCAACACCCCGAGGCTCGACAACGTCCGGCGGACCGTCGACTTCGCCCTGGAATGCCAGCGCATCATCGACCGGTTCAACAGCGAGACGGGTAACCACCTGGGCCTGCGTGCCGGCATCGACACCGGCACCGTCAGCAGTGGCCTCGGCGGCGAGTACTCCGTGGTCTACGACATGTGGGGCGCCGCGGTCAACGTCGCCTACCAGGTCAAGAGCGGTTCACCGCAACCCGGAATCGACGTCACCGACCGGGTTTATCAGGCGCTGCAGGCCACCATGACGTTCACGTCGGTCGGCACCATGTCCGTCGACGGGCAGGACGAGCCGATCTGGCGACTGGTGGTGCCGGAATGA
- a CDS encoding mechanosensitive ion channel family protein has protein sequence MADVFTSAWFYWAVGIAIGLPIGLVVLTEWQHALRRRHSFLVRPVTVLRNYLLPLGALLLLLTEARQVPAAATSVRTVATLFAFVVLILLLSGVNATLFQGAPAGTWRKRVPTIFVDVARFVLIAVGLAVIFSYIWGANVRGLFTALGITSIVIGLTLQNSVGQIISGLLMLFEQPFQIGDWLDTAAARGRVVEVNWRAVHLETGAGTQITPNSVLAGASFTNLSRPADAHSITVTTIFSLDDPPNQVCALLTRLAADLPMRRPDGTVSATPAGGLEYQTTIPLHSPADDGETKKLFLQWVWYASRRAGLHLDEADDDFSTSERLAEAVAEVVAPTLRLSADQQHELLSAANLERYGIGELVQRVGEVPDRMTFILSGRVQLTAGGDDGAETLIGILENGSYLGQSTLTRQPVIGNAHALDEVTVVHVERDHIETVVQRNPVLLQEFGRIIEDRRAHARRLLSAD, from the coding sequence ATCGCTGACGTGTTCACCTCGGCCTGGTTCTACTGGGCCGTGGGCATCGCGATCGGGCTGCCGATCGGGCTCGTCGTGCTCACCGAATGGCAGCACGCGCTGCGCCGCAGGCACAGCTTCCTGGTGCGGCCGGTGACCGTGCTGCGCAATTACCTGCTGCCCCTGGGCGCACTGCTGCTGCTGTTGACCGAGGCCCGGCAGGTACCGGCCGCAGCCACCTCGGTCCGCACCGTCGCAACGCTTTTCGCGTTCGTCGTGCTGATCCTGCTGCTGTCCGGCGTCAACGCCACCCTGTTCCAGGGGGCACCCGCGGGGACCTGGCGCAAGCGCGTCCCGACGATCTTCGTCGACGTCGCCCGGTTCGTCCTCATCGCGGTCGGCCTGGCGGTGATCTTCTCCTACATCTGGGGAGCGAACGTCCGCGGCCTGTTCACCGCACTGGGTATCACCTCGATCGTCATCGGCCTGACACTGCAGAATTCGGTGGGCCAGATCATCTCGGGCCTGTTGATGTTGTTCGAGCAGCCGTTTCAGATCGGCGACTGGCTGGACACGGCCGCCGCACGCGGCCGGGTGGTCGAAGTCAATTGGCGTGCCGTGCATCTGGAAACCGGCGCCGGAACCCAGATCACCCCGAACTCGGTGCTGGCGGGGGCGTCGTTCACCAATCTGAGCCGGCCGGCCGACGCGCACTCGATCACCGTGACAACGATCTTCTCCCTCGACGATCCGCCGAACCAGGTGTGCGCGTTACTCACTCGCCTGGCAGCAGACCTGCCGATGCGGCGCCCTGACGGCACCGTGTCGGCAACCCCCGCAGGCGGACTCGAATATCAGACCACCATCCCGCTGCACTCCCCCGCCGACGACGGAGAGACGAAAAAGCTCTTCCTGCAATGGGTCTGGTATGCATCACGGCGGGCCGGTCTGCACCTGGACGAAGCCGACGACGACTTCTCCACATCCGAACGGCTGGCCGAGGCCGTCGCCGAAGTCGTCGCACCGACCCTGCGGCTCAGTGCCGACCAACAACACGAACTGCTGAGTGCGGCGAATCTGGAACGCTACGGCATCGGCGAACTGGTCCAGCGCGTCGGTGAGGTACCCGACCGCATGACGTTCATCCTCTCCGGACGTGTTCAGCTGACTGCCGGCGGTGACGATGGAGCCGAGACCCTGATCGGAATCCTCGAGAACGGCAGCTATCTGGGTCAGAGCACATTGACCCGGCAGCCGGTCATCGGCAATGCCCACGCCCTCGACGAAGTCACCGTGGTGCACGTGGAACGCGACCACATCGAGACCGTGGTGCAGCGAAATCCGGTGCTACTACAGGAATTCGGCCGGATCATCGAAGACCGCCGGGCCCACGCCCGGCGTCTGCTGAGTGCCGACTGA
- the aroQ gene encoding type II 3-dehydroquinate dehydratase has translation MTDRRLLLVNGPNLNLLGTRQPEIYGSTTLAQIEQAVTDLAAQLGFSVRAVQSNHEGELVDAIQAARTDCVGIVINPAAYSHTSVAIADALTAAELPVAEVHLSNIHKREAFRHHSYVSAVAETVIAGAGPIGYELAVRYLADRLSQ, from the coding sequence GTGACCGATCGCCGCCTGCTCCTCGTCAACGGGCCCAACCTGAACCTGTTGGGCACTCGCCAGCCGGAAATCTACGGCTCGACCACGTTGGCGCAGATCGAGCAGGCCGTCACCGACCTCGCGGCGCAACTGGGCTTCTCCGTGCGCGCGGTGCAGAGCAACCACGAAGGTGAACTGGTCGACGCGATCCAGGCGGCGCGCACCGACTGCGTCGGCATCGTGATCAACCCCGCCGCGTACAGCCACACCTCGGTGGCCATCGCTGACGCTCTCACCGCGGCCGAATTGCCGGTCGCCGAAGTGCATTTGAGCAACATCCACAAGCGCGAGGCCTTCCGGCATCACTCCTACGTGTCGGCGGTGGCCGAGACGGTGATCGCCGGCGCCGGGCCCATAGGCTACGAGCTGGCGGTGCGGTACCTGGCAGATCGGTTGTCGCAGTGA
- a CDS encoding YchJ family protein: MPTNNPPCRCDTGAVYAACCGPLHRGERSAATAVALMRSRFTAFALGDVDYLLATWHPDTRPADLDLDDAVTWRRLQIVDTEAGGTDDPTGVVQFRAQYVRDGSRHILHERSRFARGSDGRWLYVDGDFVD, translated from the coding sequence GTGCCGACCAACAATCCACCGTGTCGCTGCGATACCGGGGCCGTGTATGCCGCCTGCTGCGGCCCGCTGCACCGCGGCGAGCGTTCCGCTGCCACCGCAGTGGCGCTGATGCGTTCGCGGTTCACCGCGTTCGCCCTCGGTGATGTCGACTACCTGCTGGCGACCTGGCATCCGGACACCCGACCGGCAGACCTCGACCTCGATGACGCCGTCACATGGCGCCGGCTGCAGATCGTCGACACCGAGGCCGGCGGCACGGACGACCCGACCGGCGTCGTGCAGTTCCGCGCGCAGTACGTGCGCGACGGCAGCCGGCACATCCTGCACGAGCGCAGCCGATTCGCCCGCGGCAGCGATGGCCGCTGGCTGTACGTCGACGGCGACTTCGTGGACTAG
- a CDS encoding diacylglycerol kinase family protein, protein MRAVLIVNPNATSTTPAGRDLLAHALESRVDLTVAHTDHRGHAIEIGHQAAADGTDVVIVHGGDGTVNEVVNGILGHANGVPGASNTAVGVVPGGSANVFARALGISPDPLEATNQLVDLLSDYRRGVPWRRIGLMDCGDRWSVFTAGMGVDGEVVAAVEAQRAKGRKVTASRYIRVAIREAVGSARKPPRLTLHLPDREPVTGVHFAFVSNASPWTYANSRPVWTNPTTTFETGLGVFATTSMGIWANLRLLRRMLSRTPQIEGSHLIRDDDLPWLRVTSDTPIACQIDGDFVGLRESMTFTSVPAALNVVAPPAKTQ, encoded by the coding sequence GTGCGTGCCGTGCTGATCGTGAATCCGAACGCAACCTCGACGACCCCGGCAGGCCGGGACCTCCTTGCCCACGCGCTGGAGAGCCGCGTCGACCTCACCGTCGCGCATACCGACCACCGTGGCCATGCCATCGAGATCGGGCACCAGGCCGCCGCTGACGGCACCGACGTGGTGATCGTGCACGGCGGCGACGGCACCGTGAACGAGGTGGTCAACGGCATCCTCGGGCACGCGAACGGCGTGCCGGGCGCCTCCAACACCGCCGTCGGCGTGGTGCCCGGCGGCTCGGCGAACGTGTTCGCCCGGGCCCTCGGCATCAGCCCCGATCCACTGGAGGCGACGAACCAGCTCGTCGACCTGCTCAGCGATTACCGCCGGGGCGTGCCCTGGCGCCGCATCGGGCTGATGGACTGCGGGGACCGCTGGTCGGTGTTCACCGCCGGTATGGGCGTCGACGGTGAGGTCGTGGCGGCCGTCGAGGCGCAGCGGGCCAAGGGCCGCAAGGTGACCGCGTCGCGGTACATCCGGGTGGCGATCCGCGAGGCCGTCGGCAGCGCCCGCAAGCCCCCGCGGTTGACGCTGCACCTGCCGGACCGCGAGCCGGTCACCGGTGTGCACTTCGCGTTCGTGTCGAATGCCAGCCCGTGGACCTACGCCAACAGCCGGCCGGTCTGGACCAACCCCACAACGACGTTCGAAACGGGCCTGGGCGTGTTCGCGACCACGAGCATGGGCATCTGGGCCAACCTGCGATTGCTACGACGGATGCTGTCGCGTACGCCACAGATCGAAGGCTCGCACCTGATCCGCGATGACGACCTGCCGTGGCTGCGCGTGACAAGTGACACACCTATCGCGTGCCAAATTGACGGAGATTTCGTTGGCCTGCGCGAAAGCATGACGTTCACGTCGGTGCCGGCGGCTCTCAATGTGGTCGCGCCCCCAGCAAAAACACAGTGA
- the whiB1 gene encoding transcriptional regulator WhiB1, which produces MDWRHKAVCRDEDPELFFPVGNSGPAIAQIADAKLVCNRCPVTTECLSWALESGQDAGVWGGMSEDERRALKRRNARTKARTSV; this is translated from the coding sequence ATGGATTGGCGCCACAAGGCGGTCTGTCGCGACGAGGATCCGGAACTGTTCTTCCCCGTGGGAAACAGCGGCCCGGCCATCGCTCAGATCGCTGACGCGAAGCTCGTGTGCAACCGCTGCCCGGTGACCACCGAGTGCCTGAGCTGGGCACTCGAGTCCGGCCAGGATGCGGGTGTCTGGGGCGGCATGAGCGAAGACGAGCGTCGCGCGCTGAAGCGTCGCAACGCCCGTACCAAGGCCCGCACCAGCGTCTAG